The DNA sequence CATTTTCTTCCCCCACCGTCTTCCCAAACTCCAGATTCACATCTTCTGGGATGCCTAATAAGCATGTCTCAAATAAAAGGACCCTTTCCCAAAGCCTGCTTCTCCCTTGTTTTCGGGAAATCACGTCATCTTCTGCCTAGGTGCTCAGGCCAGAATCTCCTAAGTCAGCCCTGACTCCCCCCGCCCATCCCAACCGAGGCCAATCTGTGCTTCCCACAACAGCCCTTCTGGTTCCACCATCACACTCAGGTCAGCCTCCAGCCACTTCTCACCAACTTGCCCGCACCAGTGCATCCAGGCTACTGTCTGTGCACTGCACATTCCTGCAGTCCCCCATTCTCTACATGGTAGCCACAGAGCTCCTATGAAAGTCAATTGTGTTCCTCCACTGCTCAAGACCCTGAGACGGAGCGCATCTCATTCAGGCAGGAGCCAGGCCATTCTGTTGGTCGTCTTGGAGGCCTCTACCACCTATCtgatctctcctttcctttctaacctcctggcctcctctccaTTCCTGGAATGCGCCATGCAGATGCCAGTTCAGGTCTGTCAACGTGGATAGGTCTCCATTCCTCCCTTCACTTAAGTCTTTGCTCAAAGCACCTTCCCTTTCTAAGAGAGCAACTCCTCTCTCAcactctcctctctttccctgctTCACATCTCTTCATAGCCTTGTATCACTAGAGAGGACATCTTAAGAGGTCAGGACTGCCAGCTTTGTTCCCTGCTGTTCGATACAGCAGCACTGCTGTAGAACATCTAGGTGCCGTTCTagtcccagcacctagaacagtctCAAGCAGGCAGGTGCCCAACACAAAGAGAATGCAGGATGAGCGAGTGTCAGTCATCCCAGACAGGTGTGGCAGGACCTACAGATAGGAGGTGATGGGGCAAACAGGGGAAAGTGAAGGGACCCACACGGAGGTAAAGTGCCCCACAGAGGGAAGCGACAGGACCCATAGAGAGGGAGGTAAAGGGACCCACTGAGGGAGATGACAGGACCCCCAAGGGAGAGGTGAGGAGGCATTTCCACCACTCACCACTATGCAGCTTGACATGCTCCTTCAGGTGTTTCTTAAAGTTGAAGGACTTCCCACAAGCCGGCTCCGGGCAGGAGAAGGACTTTTGGTGGATGTGCTGGTACTTCTTGTGGTGCTAGAGAAGGAAGCAGGTGGTGTCCTCAAGGAGACTGCCAGAACTGACCCCGCAGGCAAGCTCCGCTGCCCCTTCGCCATCCCCCAGCAGTTCTCCCTGTCACCGCCAGCTCACATCATCCTGACTAGTCCTCACCCTGATCCCATCCCATCCTGATCCCCACTCTGCCCTCAACTTGTGTTATTTCACCTCCTTGCCACACCCTCCCCTGCAATGCTCAGTTCCCTGTACAAAGTGCCACTCTGGTGACAGTCCTGGTTCCTCAACCATGGATTTGCTACCTGCCAGGGATGGAAATACATTTTGGGTGGGTATGATTATCCTCTGATGTCAGTATTAATGTACAACAATATCGCCTAGATTGCCTACTTTTTATTGACAGCTCACCACAGGTAAATATTGTATGATGTTCTCCTAAATCTGCTTTGGAAACACACACCCTCAACCTGAACACGTTTAAGGGTAGTATATTCTTCAACCTTAACTCTCTAGTTATTTCCgggaaatatttctctttttatctgaCCTAATTTCACATCCTGTCTCACTAAAGTGCATGGACTTTCCCCTTCTCCATAATCCCATTTTCTCATAGTTAAACTGCTGCTGGGGGCTGCTTCAGTCTCCTCCATCAACAGGCTCAAGTACGTCTGACCAGCACTGCTGAATGTTCTCCTCAGTCCAGAGCTTCAACGCCACTTGGGGACTTTCCCCCTCCAAAGTCTCTCCGAAATCCCATCCACCTGTGCCTCTCCATCCCTCAGATGTGGGCCCTCTCCAGCCTCTGGACCTGCCCTGTGACGGCTCCAGCTGAGGGTGGAGCTGGggtccttccctctctgtgcctcaaacCTTTCCTGCagtgaggctggggagaggacCATCTCCCAGTTCTCCCGGTGCCAGAACCACCCACTCAAGCCAGCAGGGTGAGGTGGGCAGAGAGCAGACTCGGGAACCCCAGCGCTATCACACACGCCAAGGAGCCTTGGGCGatgcttaacctttctgtgtgcctttgtttcctcatctgcaaagcagGAACAATATCAGCACCTACTCCATAGGGATGCTGCGAAGATCAAAAGACTTGACACACgtcaagtgcttagaacagtcATAGCACCCCAAGAGCCTGACGAATGCCACCGTCATCTGTGTGCGGTCCTTGGAGGGGCAGTGCAACAAGCAGTAGCGGACAGCGGGTGCGCACCTGAAGCTtggtttttcttggttttttcaCCTTATCTACCAGTCGTCTGACTGATTATTAACTGTAGGCAAGCTCTGCTCGTACCCCAacccttctcttcctggcttcaaatcccTCCACGCCCCAGGCTCCATTGCCTGAGCTGCTCCTTCAGCCCTTCTCCCAAGCCCCAGCGGCCACACAGAACCCAACCTGTGCCCCTCACACCCTCACATTCAAATACTGCCGGTTGGAGAAGATCCTTCCACAGCCAGGGAAGTCACATGGCAGCAGCTCTCTTTTGGCAGCTTTCCTGGGGGAGGAGAATAGGGAAAAGCATGAGGACTACAGCAGGCTCTCCTCTacctccctcctctcaccccctTCCCCAGAACCCCCTACCCCAGTCCTACCTAATTCTCTTAGGGCCGATCTGTGTGGTGTCCTCATCCCAGGTGgaggccagagcagagggagactgactcccagggctgtgggcagcaaagaggaagcagagggccTCAAGAGAGAGCCATGTTGCAGCATGCCCCTGCCCTCTGTCTCAGCCATCAGGTTACCTGGCCATGGGCTGACTCTGCTGGGCCACTTGAAGGGTCCCGGTGAGCTCCAGCTGTACCCCGACTTCTGCAGGCAGAGGAGCTCCAGAACCCAATGAGGATGCTGATGAGGGTGGCAGAGCAAAAGGAACTGGGGGAGCTTCGGGGGCCATGGATGTCTCCCCCTCCTTAAGTTCGTGGGTgacaggggaagggggtgggtgtggggcaTCTGGCTCACTGCTgaaaggagaatgaagagaaTGAGGGCATTCTCTCTGGGCCTTCAGCCCAACCCCAGCCCCTAAATCGCAAAGATCCCAAACTTGGAACAACCCAACTCCTATCCCACGATCTCTGTTCACATCTGCTTTCAGCCTTCCTTCTCCCCCAGAGCCTAATTTTACCCCCTTCCACCAAATTCAAAGCCTCCAGTTCTTTATGCCTTCTCCAAAGTCCAGCTTGCCCTCACCACCAACAAGCTCTTCCATAGAGTCTGCAAAGCTCTGGGTTCCCTGaccagctgccccctccctcctcctgctctgctAAGCATCCTCCCTCAGCCCCAACTTGCTCATCTGGGGAGGAGCTGTAGGTCCATGGGCTGGCATCACTGAGCATctcctcttcatcttcatcttcctccttctcctcttcttctcctggGGGCAGGAAGGTCTCTGGTAGGGGTCCCACCCCCCTGCAGGTTCAAGGAAGGCAAGCTTGAGGTCCTACATGCTCACCCAGACTATCCACCCAGGTCTATCctgtctctcccacccccaacctcaCCTGGGCAACCTGGCCTCCTGAGTCCTCTCATCATGCTCAGATTCCAGACCTGTTGGCACAGGTAGGGTCAAAGGGGAAGGAACTCTGGGCTGGAGGGATGAGGACAGGTGGAATTCTAAGGTCTGAAGTGGTAGGAGGACTCttagaaggaagaggagaggacagaggctACTGGAGTGGGAGGGggtattttattttagagatgatatgttcacatggttcaaaaaaataaagtataaaaaggTACATTGTGAAAAAAACCTCCTTTCCAATACTGTTCCCCAGTCACCTAGCTCTTGCCACAGGCAACCTGATTTCCTACAAGCCCGTCCAGAGATATCTGATACAATCATAAGCACATGCAAATAGACATTCTTTCTCCCCTTATTTTTCCAACAATGGTAACTTACCAATATATCCTATTCTGTATTTTGCTTTTCAtacctaaaaatatatttcaggatATATTTCCTTATCAGTATAGAGTTTTTCCATTGAGAAAGGATCATTTTTAGAGAATAGGGTTCTGAGCTACAGAGATGGGAAtacttttccctcccttttctccacaactctTCTTTTTCCCAGCCTACCTGCAGGCTCCTGCCTGCTCCTGGCCTCTGGGCACCAGCTTCTTGGGGCAGTACTTGGAAGGACTGGCCTGGGCTCCTCTGGAGGTGTGGGGCCTGAAGAGGGGCCCCAGGAGAAGGTGTGGCCTGCTGAGCACTCCCACACAAGCCCCCCTTCTCGGCCCCCAGGCCCCCGCAGCCCAGGCACCAGGCTGCACTCTCGGCTGTGTGCATGAGACAGGAGCACCAGATACTGCAAACCCTTGGGGGGCAAAGGCTTGGGACCTGGAGGGGTGAAGGTGACAGTCAGGGCAAGCTGCGAGGCCCTCTACTCTTGCCCTGGAGAACCATACCCAGATAGCCCTGTCCCCCAACCCACTGGGCAACCAGGTTCTTAGTCCAGTTTACCATTCTTCATAGCCCAGAACCCCAAGGTCTTGAGACATTGCTCCCTTCCCCACAGGCTGCCCCCATGGAACTACCTTGGGCTCCCCAACTCC is a window from the Equus quagga isolate Etosha38 chromosome 9, UCLA_HA_Equagga_1.0, whole genome shotgun sequence genome containing:
- the ZNF692 gene encoding zinc finger protein 692 isoform X1, with the protein product MPHAAREAATAGRAPQQVPHPPGRPHGAMVPPQGAAGLLPALPARQVPAGPVHFFSLCALCRSQAFAPQGFAVSGAPVSCTQPRVQPGAWAAGAWGPRRGACVGVLSRPHLLLGPLFRPHTSRGAQASPSKYCPKKLVPRGQEQAGACRVLLPLQTLEFHLSSSLQPRVPSPLTLPVPTGLESEHDERTQEARLPRGVGPLPETFLPPGEEEEKEEDEDEEEMLSDASPWTYSSSPDDSEPDAPHPPPSPVTHELKEGETSMAPEAPPVPFALPPSSASSLGSGAPLPAEVGVQLELTGTLQVAQQSQPMASPGSQSPSALASTWDEDTTQIGPKRIRKAAKRELLPCDFPGCGRIFSNRQYLNHHKKYQHIHQKSFSCPEPACGKSFNFKKHLKEHVKLHSDTRDYICEFCARSFRTSSNLIIHRRIHTGEKPLQCEICGFTCRQKASLNWHRRKHAETAATLRFPCEFCGKCFEKPDSVAAHRSKSHPTLHPAPQESPGLLEPCASISAPTPLGSSDGSRPSPVPQAPTLLPQQ
- the ZNF692 gene encoding zinc finger protein 692 isoform X5 produces the protein MAASPADACRTRREKRRQLDARRSKCRIRLGGHMEQWCLLKEQLGFSLHSQLAKFLLDRYTSSVCVLCAGPKPLPPKGLQYLVLLSHAHSRECSLVPGLRGPGGREGGLVWECSAGHTFSWGPSSGPTPPEEPRPVLPSTAPRSWCPEARSRQEPAGEEEEKEEDEDEEEMLSDASPWTYSSSPDDSEPDAPHPPPSPVTHELKEGETSMAPEAPPVPFALPPSSASSLGSGAPLPAEVGVQLELTGTLQVAQQSQPMASPGSQSPSALASTWDEDTTQIGPKRIRKAAKRELLPCDFPGCGRIFSNRQYLNHHKKYQHIHQKSFSCPEPACGKSFNFKKHLKEHVKLHSDTRDYICEFCARSFRTSSNLIIHRRIHTGEKPLQCEICGFTCRQKASLNWHRRKHAETAATLRFPCEFCGKCFEKPDSVAAHRSKSHPTLHPAPQESPGLLEPCASISAPTPLGSSDGSRPSPVPQAPTLLPQQ
- the ZNF692 gene encoding zinc finger protein 692 isoform X4 codes for the protein MPHAAREAATAGRAPQQVPHPPGRPHGAMVPPQGAAGLLPALPARQVPAGPVHFFSLCALCRSQAFAPQGFAVSGAPVSCTQPRVQPGAWAAGAWGPRRGACVGVLSRPHLLLGPLFRPHTSRGAQASPSKYCPKKLVPRGQEQAGACRGVGPLPETFLPPGEEEEKEEDEDEEEMLSDASPWTYSSSPDDSEPDAPHPPPSPVTHELKEGETSMAPEAPPVPFALPPSSASSLGSGAPLPAEVGVQLELTGTLQVAQQSQPMASPGSQSPSALASTWDEDTTQIGPKRIRKAAKRELLPCDFPGCGRIFSNRQYLNHHKKYQHIHQKSFSCPEPACGKSFNFKKHLKEHVKLHSDTRDYICEFCARSFRTSSNLIIHRRIHTGEKPLQCEICGFTCRQKASLNWHRRKHAETAATLRFPCEFCGKCFEKPDSVAAHRSKSHPTLHPAPQESPGLLEPCASISAPTPLGSSDGSRPSPVPQAPTLLPQQ
- the ZNF692 gene encoding zinc finger protein 692 isoform X2, translating into MAASPADACRTRREKRRQLDARRSKCRIRLGGHMEQWCLLKEQLGFSLHSQLAKFLLDRYTSSVCVLCAGPKPLPPKGLQYLVLLSHAHSRECSLVPGLRGPGGREGGLVWECSAGHTFSWGPSSGPTPPEEPRPVLPSTAPRSWCPEARSRQEPAGLESEHDERTQEARLPRGVGPLPETFLPPGEEEEKEEDEDEEEMLSDASPWTYSSSPDDSEPDAPHPPPSPVTHELKEGETSMAPEAPPVPFALPPSSASSLGSGAPLPAEVGVQLELTGTLQVAQQSQPMASPGSQSPSALASTWDEDTTQIGPKRIRKAAKRELLPCDFPGCGRIFSNRQYLNHHKKYQHIHQKSFSCPEPACGKSFNFKKHLKEHVKLHSDTRDYICEFCARSFRTSSNLIIHRRIHTGEKPLQCEICGFTCRQKASLNWHRRKHAETAATLRFPCEFCGKCFEKPDSVAAHRSKSHPTLHPAPQESPGLLEPCASISAPTPLGSSDGSRPSPVPQAPTLLPQQ
- the ZNF692 gene encoding zinc finger protein 692 isoform X6, which encodes MAASPADACRTRREKRRQLDARRSKCRIRLGGHMEQWCLLKEQLGFSLHSQLAKFLLDRYTSSVCVLCAGPTPPEEPRPVLPSTAPRSWCPEARSRQEPAGLESEHDERTQEARLPRGVGPLPETFLPPGEEEEKEEDEDEEEMLSDASPWTYSSSPDDSEPDAPHPPPSPVTHELKEGETSMAPEAPPVPFALPPSSASSLGSGAPLPAEVGVQLELTGTLQVAQQSQPMASPGSQSPSALASTWDEDTTQIGPKRIRKAAKRELLPCDFPGCGRIFSNRQYLNHHKKYQHIHQKSFSCPEPACGKSFNFKKHLKEHVKLHSDTRDYICEFCARSFRTSSNLIIHRRIHTGEKPLQCEICGFTCRQKASLNWHRRKHAETAATLRFPCEFCGKCFEKPDSVAAHRSKSHPTLHPAPQESPGLLEPCASISAPTPLGSSDGSRPSPVPQAPTLLPQQ
- the ZNF692 gene encoding zinc finger protein 692 isoform X3, giving the protein MAASPADACRTRREKRRQLDARRSKCRIRLGGHMEQWCLLKEQLGFSLHSQLAKFLLDRYTSSVCVLCAGPKPLPPKGLQYLVLLSHAHSRECSLVPGLRGPGGREGGLVWECSAGHTFSWGPSSGPTPPEEPRPVLPSTAPRSWCPEARSRQEPAGLESEHDERTQEARLPRGVGPLPETFLPPGEEEEKEEDEDEEEMLSDASPWTYSSSPDDEPDAPHPPPSPVTHELKEGETSMAPEAPPVPFALPPSSASSLGSGAPLPAEVGVQLELTGTLQVAQQSQPMASPGSQSPSALASTWDEDTTQIGPKRIRKAAKRELLPCDFPGCGRIFSNRQYLNHHKKYQHIHQKSFSCPEPACGKSFNFKKHLKEHVKLHSDTRDYICEFCARSFRTSSNLIIHRRIHTGEKPLQCEICGFTCRQKASLNWHRRKHAETAATLRFPCEFCGKCFEKPDSVAAHRSKSHPTLHPAPQESPGLLEPCASISAPTPLGSSDGSRPSPVPQAPTLLPQQ
- the ZNF692 gene encoding zinc finger protein 692 isoform X7, encoding MAASPADACRTRREKRRQLDARRSKCRIRLGGHMEQWCLLKEQLGFSLHSQLAKFLLDRYTSSVCVLCAGLESEHDERTQEARLPRGVGPLPETFLPPGEEEEKEEDEDEEEMLSDASPWTYSSSPDDSEPDAPHPPPSPVTHELKEGETSMAPEAPPVPFALPPSSASSLGSGAPLPAEVGVQLELTGTLQVAQQSQPMASPGSQSPSALASTWDEDTTQIGPKRIRKAAKRELLPCDFPGCGRIFSNRQYLNHHKKYQHIHQKSFSCPEPACGKSFNFKKHLKEHVKLHSDTRDYICEFCARSFRTSSNLIIHRRIHTGEKPLQCEICGFTCRQKASLNWHRRKHAETAATLRFPCEFCGKCFEKPDSVAAHRSKSHPTLHPAPQESPGLLEPCASISAPTPLGSSDGSRPSPVPQAPTLLPQQ